The window GGCTGACGGCTCCGCGGCAACCCTTTTGAGCCGGCGGCCAACGCCCGGAATTGGCACAATTTCGCCATCGCGATGGATCGCAAAACCCAGACTGCGGGCGGCAAACCAATAGCGCACGGCCATCGCGCCGATCACGCCGATCAAGCCGCCCGCGACCACGTCGCTCGGATGATGGGCCAACAGCACCAGACGGGTCGCCACAATCAGAAGCACGTACACGATCATCACCGGCCGCGCCCGCGGCCAAACCGCCGATATCGCGAACGCGAGCGCCACGCTGGTGATGGCATGGGCCGAGGGAAAGCTGGCATGGGCTTCGGTCCCGGAGAACGGTACGAAGTTGAACGGGTTGGCCTTGCCGCCGACGAACGGCCGGCCGCGCCCGGCGATCCATTTTATCACCTCGCCGGCGAGAACCGGCGCCAGCACGGCAAAGAACAGAAACTGCAGCCGCGTGCCGAAGCTCAGCAGCCGGGATTGCAAGGTTCGCCGCAATCCCGGGGCCATCACGGCAACGACGAGCAGCATCCCCGCCAGCAAACACAGAACATAGGTCTCTTTGCCAAAATCCGTCAGGATGCGAACGATCCAGAGGCCGGCGCTGCCGCGCGGCGGCATCAGCGCGATTTCTTGGGCATCGAGCCCAACCATCAGCACGATGACGAGCGCGCCGACAATCGCCGTGATCAAAAGCGAGTGGCGCGCCAATCGTCGCGCCGCCTCGGAACGCCGCGAATGCGACGGCGGGCGCACGAGTTGAAGAGCCGAGCGCCGCACCAGGGCCAACAGGCCGGAGAGATAGTTTTGAGATCCGGCGCTGCCGATTTGCGCGGGCATTTTATTCCGTGCCCTCGGAGCGGAAGATCGCGACCGAAATCGCTCTGCCTTGGGAGATATTATAGCCGTCGATCCGGGTCGCGACGTTGTAGCGCAGCCCGATCGCTTCGGCGCGCTGGACGAAGCCGCGCTCCGAGCGCTGCTCGACGAGGGCAAAACGGCAACTGCCCTGGCCCAGAAAATCCGCAGCCCCCGATCCGTCCGTCAACAGCGTCTCGGTGGCGGTCATGAAGACGAGACTGGGCTCGTGAAAGCCCGCCGCGGCGGCCTTCGGGCCGACGCAGACGACGTTGCGCAGCGCGCGCGCGATCTCCGCGCTCGGAAATAGCGGCGTCAGCGCCGGTACCACGACGCCATAGATGGCGACCGCCAGGAACATCGCCGCGACCACCGCATTCAGCAGCGAGCGTTCGGCGCGATTGTCGTCGTACAGCCACCACGCGAACAGTCCGAAAATCAGCGCCGCCGCCACGAACGGCCACGCCAGAAACACCGGCTGGCGCGTCAGCGTGATCGCGCCGATCACGGCGATGACCGAAGCCATTGCCGGGATAACAAACCACCAGGCGGCGCCGCGCCGCAACCAGGAGCGCGACAGCACGCGCCGCTCCAGCGCGCCAACCGTGAGGATGGCGATCGCCGGATAGAGCGGCAGCACGTAATGCGGCAATTTTGTCAACACCAATTCGAACACGATCCAGGACGGAAGCAGCCACGCCAGCAAGAACTGCGCGCCGGGCTCCCGTCTCGCCCGCCACACCGCCGGCGCCGCCATCGCCGCGAGCGGCGCGCCGGGCCAGAACGTCACCCAGAACAGCAACAGATAAACCCCCGGCGGCGCGCCATGGGATTCCTGCGCGCCGAGCTTGCTCAGCATGTCGCCGCCTATCGAGTCCGCGAAAAACGCTTCACCCGCCCGCCAGAAAATCGCGACGAACCATGGCAGCACCAAAACCAGCATCCACATCAGTCCCCATAGCGGACGCAGCCGCCAAAGCCAGGTCGCGGAGCGGTCGAGGATCGCGAGTGCAACAATCGTCAGCGCGACGAACATCAGGATCAACGGCCCCTTGAGCAGCATGCCGCCGGCCAGCGCCGTCCAGAAAATCGCCGGCCACGTCCATGGCGGATGCTCGGGATCCTCGCCGCGCTGCCACGACAGATAGACCCGCGCCAGCGCGCCCATCGCCGCGACGACGGTCAAGAGCAGCATTGCGTCGGTTTTCGCAAGGCGTGCTTCGGCGCCAAGCAACACCGAGCTGCCCACGATCAGCGCGGCAAGGATCGCGCCGCGCCGTGTCACGAAGGTCAGCGCCGCCCAGTACGTCAACAGCACCGCGCCGATGGCACCAATCAGCGACGGAACGCGGTAGAGCCAGACGCGAAGCTGCGCGTGCGGCAGGCCCAGCGCGGACGCGCTTTCGACGGCCGCGGCCTGCAGCCAGTACACGCCGACCGGTTTCTTGTAGCGGACGTCATCCTGGAAGCGGATGTCGACGAAATCGCCGGTCTCGACCATCTGCTTGGTCGCCTGCGCAAAGCGCGCCTCGTCGCGGTCGATCGGCGGAATGTTGAAAAATCCGGGGAGAAACAGCAGCAAGGCGCACAGCGTCAGGAACGCCACCGCCCGAAAGTGGCTGCCGCTGACAAAATCGAGCGCGCCGACTAGCCGGCCGCCCGGATTTACCCGGTTCTTCGGCTCGCGCGGCTCTCCAAATCGGGGGCGGGCATAGGTCTCGACCATCGATTCCGCATACGCCGAAACCGCTATCGCGACAACCGCTTAGGGAGGCTCTATTGAATTCGGATGACAACTGTGTCCGCAGCGCCCGTGGCGTCGATCACGGTCAATCGGGCAAAGCCTGGCCCGGGCGGATCGACCAGCCGCTGGCGCCTGCCGTCGATTTCACCGGCCGCGACGCCATTCACCAGCATGGTCATCGGCAGCACGCCGCCGGCGACTTTTACGGGCATCGCGGCGAATTGCCCGTTGGCCGAACGGTCGACGTCGATCCGCGAGCCATTTAAGGGAAATTGAATGTGCGGCGCCTGCTCGCCACCGGTCCGGACCAGTTCCCCGACGGCGCGGAACCGCCGCAGCGGCAACGGAAGTTTTGCGTTGCTGGCGACCAGCGCGCCTTTCGGCGGCTTTGGCAGCGGAACCGGAAGCTTGCCGGTTCGCGCGAAGGCATCGAACAGGATGGGTGCAGCGGCGGTGCGGCCGGCAAGGCCCGGAACCGGCGCGCCGTCGGGACGTCCCACCCAGACCCCGATGGTCATGCGGCCATCGAAGCCGACCGACCAGGCATCGCGGTAGCCGTAGCTGGTGCCGGTCTTGAACGCGACCCGGTTATGCGGCGCATTTTCCGGCGGCGGCGTGCCCATCAGCACATTGCCGACCTGCCACGCCGCGACCTGATCCAACAGCCTCAAGGATTCGCGCCGGTCGTCATTGTTGGTCACGATCTCGCGCAGCGGCCGTGTGTTGCCGAGCCGCGCCAATCCCGCATAGAGCTGCGCCAGATCCTGCAGCGTGACGCCGACGCCGCCGAGACCCATCGCAAGCCCCGGCGCCTCGTCTTTCGGCAGCACCAGATTGGCGCCCGCCTGCCGCAATCGCGACGCCAAGCGGCTCGAGCCGACCCGGTCGAGCAAGGCAATCGCCGGCACATTCAGCGACTGCTGCAGCGCCCGGCGCACTGCGACCGTGCCCTGAAAGGTCATGTCGAAATTTTCCGGCGCGTAAGTGCCGAACCGGATCGGCCGGTCGTCGATCAGGCTTTCCGGATGCACAAAGCCGTCCTCGAAGGCGAGGCCATAGATGAACGGTTTTAGGGTCGATCCCGGCGAGCGCACCGCGCGGCTCATGTCCACCTGCCCCGCGCGCCGCTCGTCGAAATAATCGGGCGAACCGACCCGCGCCAGGATGTCGCCGCTCTCATTGTCGACCGCGACGATGGCGACCGAAATGTTCGGACCCAAGGC is drawn from Bradyrhizobium lablabi and contains these coding sequences:
- a CDS encoding phosphatase PAP2 family protein codes for the protein MPAQIGSAGSQNYLSGLLALVRRSALQLVRPPSHSRRSEAARRLARHSLLITAIVGALVIVLMVGLDAQEIALMPPRGSAGLWIVRILTDFGKETYVLCLLAGMLLVVAVMAPGLRRTLQSRLLSFGTRLQFLFFAVLAPVLAGEVIKWIAGRGRPFVGGKANPFNFVPFSGTEAHASFPSAHAITSVALAFAISAVWPRARPVMIVYVLLIVATRLVLLAHHPSDVVAGGLIGVIGAMAVRYWFAARSLGFAIHRDGEIVPIPGVGRRLKRVAAEPSAP
- a CDS encoding ArnT family glycosyltransferase — its product is MVETYARPRFGEPREPKNRVNPGGRLVGALDFVSGSHFRAVAFLTLCALLLFLPGFFNIPPIDRDEARFAQATKQMVETGDFVDIRFQDDVRYKKPVGVYWLQAAAVESASALGLPHAQLRVWLYRVPSLIGAIGAVLLTYWAALTFVTRRGAILAALIVGSSVLLGAEARLAKTDAMLLLTVVAAMGALARVYLSWQRGEDPEHPPWTWPAIFWTALAGGMLLKGPLILMFVALTIVALAILDRSATWLWRLRPLWGLMWMLVLVLPWFVAIFWRAGEAFFADSIGGDMLSKLGAQESHGAPPGVYLLLFWVTFWPGAPLAAMAAPAVWRARREPGAQFLLAWLLPSWIVFELVLTKLPHYVLPLYPAIAILTVGALERRVLSRSWLRRGAAWWFVIPAMASVIAVIGAITLTRQPVFLAWPFVAAALIFGLFAWWLYDDNRAERSLLNAVVAAMFLAVAIYGVVVPALTPLFPSAEIARALRNVVCVGPKAAAAGFHEPSLVFMTATETLLTDGSGAADFLGQGSCRFALVEQRSERGFVQRAEAIGLRYNVATRIDGYNISQGRAISVAIFRSEGTE
- the pbpC gene encoding penicillin-binding protein 1C, producing the protein MSEAGTNSSPSCPGKRREAPSSQQMSRASTSFVAANEDVDGRDKPGHDGVRRRRIVRFAAAVAFAVLAISAAFAFWVVSLGPLPLEQAKQVSTTIVDRNGKLLRAYAMADGRWRLPVDAKTAVDPGYLKLLLAYEDRRFRSHSGVDPIALGRAALQLVARGHIVSGGSTITMQLARLMEPRRERSVYAKLRQMVRALEIERQLTKDQILDLYLALAPYGGNLEGIRAASIAYFGKEPKRLSLAEAALLVALPQSPETRRLDRYPDVARAARDRVLDRMVEDGQVSRDDAMQAKTVLVPRLRRPMPILAPHSADQAIATVKDAPVIRLTLDASLQKVLEALARDRAIALGPNISVAIVAVDNESGDILARVGSPDYFDERRAGQVDMSRAVRSPGSTLKPFIYGLAFEDGFVHPESLIDDRPIRFGTYAPENFDMTFQGTVAVRRALQQSLNVPAIALLDRVGSSRLASRLRQAGANLVLPKDEAPGLAMGLGGVGVTLQDLAQLYAGLARLGNTRPLREIVTNNDDRRESLRLLDQVAAWQVGNVLMGTPPPENAPHNRVAFKTGTSYGYRDAWSVGFDGRMTIGVWVGRPDGAPVPGLAGRTAAAPILFDAFARTGKLPVPLPKPPKGALVASNAKLPLPLRRFRAVGELVRTGGEQAPHIQFPLNGSRIDVDRSANGQFAAMPVKVAGGVLPMTMLVNGVAAGEIDGRRQRLVDPPGPGFARLTVIDATGAADTVVIRIQ